The sequence below is a genomic window from Nitrososphaerota archaeon.
GTGAAGGAGGAACCTACCTTCATGAGTGCCGCAGGCTCATTGACCATATCAGGGTAAAACGTATTCTCGTTAAGGATGAGACTACGAATCCGACAGGCTCATTCGTAGATAGAGGCTGCACCGTAGCTGTTTCTAAAGCGGTCGAGTCAGGCGCAGAATCGATTTGCTGCGGAGCCACAGGCAACATGGGAGCTTCTCTCTCAGCTTACGCCGCCAAAGCTGGGGTAGGCGCGACGATTTTTCTGCCTAAAACTCTCGATATAGGAAAGCTCTATCAGATGATAGCCTTCGGTGCCAAGGTTGAGCTAGCCCCTGATTACGAGTCTGCTGTGGCTCGGGCTGAACACTTCAATCGGCAGAGTCTTCTCATAACAACGCAGAACCCGTACTTCATGGAGGGTGAGAAAACTACAGGCTATGAGATTGTTGAGCAGATTGGCTGGCGACTCCCAGACCGGATAGTTGTTCCAATGGGTAGCGGAGGCCATTTGGCGATGATGAAGAAGGCACTAGACGAATTCTCTGAGCTTGGACTAATCAATCCACCCACCGTGAAAATGACCGGGATTCAAGCGGCTGGTGCGTCACCTATTGTTGAGGCGTATCGCAGAAACGAGGAAGCTGTTGAAGGGATAACTACTGGCACAGATACTTTGGCACACGATATCAGTATTGAATCCCCGTCAGCGGGCGATCTTGCTTTGGGCGCGATCAGATCGTCACAGGGTGACTGTGCTGGTGTGACTGATAGAGAGATTTTGGAGGCTGCCAGCCTA
It includes:
- a CDS encoding threonine synthase — its product is MAIPDVAAPADPVTAKCSRCGREYPLETNFTRCRRCSGVLLIRYNYNRLAKQLSREILSRRIPSVWKYSELLPIQNLQRIVSLGEGGTYLHECRRLIDHIRVKRILVKDETTNPTGSFVDRGCTVAVSKAVESGAESICCGATGNMGASLSAYAAKAGVGATIFLPKTLDIGKLYQMIAFGAKVELAPDYESAVARAEHFNRQSLLITTQNPYFMEGEKTTGYEIVEQIGWRLPDRIVVPMGSGGHLAMMKKALDEFSELGLINPPTVKMTGIQAAGASPIVEAYRRNEEAVEGITTGTDTLAHDISIESPSAGDLALGAIRSSQGDCAGVTDREILEAASLLAKSEGIFAEPAAASTIAGLKKLVETGAVDRDEEVICVITGAGLKDPVSARRFVKKARSVEIAIRSVEDRSLTTRLGPTKLRILEILSGKEAYGYEIRQQLEERFGTAVKIPVVYQHLKELEGIGLVRRSGVREVGGRPERQYYVLTEKGRISLERFRS